A window of the Dictyostelium discoideum AX4 chromosome 4 chromosome, whole genome shotgun sequence genome harbors these coding sequences:
- the pgtC gene encoding hypothetical protein — translation MSLNNNNSNNYESDNDEDEDEDEENLLFKDFQSIERRGNKKINYNNNNNNNSNNNNNNNNNNNNNNNNNNNNNNNKNNDIKNIKNNKITNKNNYNNKNFISKLSIINNNKFKKIKNIILQKKNFKNLIIIILSLFFILFLFYIIITFSINNKIYNYTNNKIINNKNDIINQYCINFLNNNNNNNNNNKGEGEEKKEEEEDDDDEKCSFDLNSPDYSCTPISKNRVINFNYSSNYEERVVNWNKPIVSVIVPFLNTDPQQFNECMESILIRQSFKLIEVILIDDGSTNDKSIKSYREWLKREPIRFRVIVNPFNLGLPHSRNIGVYNSRGDYIFFFDSDDILEPTALEKMVWKLNTSSHIQFTKGYLVGFGHTQYIWLKGFEQADKFLIENQVTISIMYKRSMFGNKLQINQSFQVDDYSYGGSDGDGEYFHYPKELLEFQYDSNIRDGMEDWDFHLKCASAGYWGETIPEILEWYRRKDKKTMEKNWKNTLTSKREKFLNDLKLKYSKLYNIGGGGGGNDNQYKSFPNPIRNENEDSFKINFNFIGGSSGGSGGSCNEIKNPLIKKSSTPRILLILPWLNTGGADKFNLNLCKQLVEKGWEITIVTTIESDNKWLSRFQLYTPDIFLFNEKFLPYSSYPSFINYLIDSRNIDVLFISNSEFGYYLLPFIKSNKYNKDNLIIVDYNHMEEEYWRNGGHPRQSIGMSQFIDLHLVSSNHLKNWMLAKSNQIIDENKILVTYINVDMDEFKKSESSRHEIRKSYDITDKEIVILYAARLTNQKKPLEACEIIKELKESLLNDFENQNQNQNQNQNQNQNQNQNQNQNQNQLFKVLFVGDGYLKSKVELYVKQNGLSDVIKLLGDVPTQDMKSIISACDIVFLPSQFEGVSMIFYESMSIGLVPVGSNVGGQSELVTSDCGFLVDITDIGGGNDIDPLEFTNKFVQVLKQLIKNPKKIASMASKCKKRIKSKFQLHKMGGDMISNFCNTIKKKNNQQPQQQQKQLQQQQTLQLNDGGLFNQEFLIQAIEYLKLTNQFEKKKNDFNQLYSLQSELANLKREIKKLELKQK, via the coding sequence atgtcattgaataataataatagtaataattatgaaagtgataatgatgaagatgaggatgaagatgaagaaaatttattattcaaagATTTTCAATCAATAGAAAGAagaggaaataaaaaaataaattataataataataataataataatagtaataataataataataataataataataataataataataataataataataataataataataataataaaaataatgatattaaaaatattaaaaataataaaattacaaataaaaataattataataataaaaattttatttcaaaattatctattataaataataataaatttaaaaaaattaaaaatattattttacaaaaaaaaaattttaaaaatttaataataataattctatcattattctttattttatttttattttatataataataactttttcaattaataataaaatttataattatacaaataataaaataataaataataaaaatgatattataaatcaatattgtataaattttttaaataataataataataataataataataataaaggagaaggagaagaaaaaaaagaggaagaagaagatgatgatgatgaaaaatgtagttttgatttaaattcaccaGATTATTCATGTACACCAATATCAAAGAATAGagttataaattttaattattcaagTAATTATGAAGAAAGAGTTGTTAATTGGAATAAACCAATAGTATCAGTTATTgtaccatttttaaatacagATCCTCAACAATTTAATGAATGTATGGAGAGTATATTAATTAgacaatcatttaaattgattgaagttatattaattgatgatggaTCAACCaatgataaatcaataaaatcatATAGAGAATGGTTGAAACGTGAACCAATTAGATTTAGAGTAATTGTTAATCCATTCAATTTAGGGTTACCTCATTCAAGGAATATTGGAGTTTACAATTCTCGTGGAGATTATATATTCTTTTTCGATTCTGATGATATTTTAGAACCAACAGCATTAGAGAAAATGGTTTGGAAATTAAATACATCCTCTCATATTCAATTCACTAAAGGTTATTTAGTTGGCTTTGGTCATACTCAATATATTTGGTTAAAAGGTTTTGAACAAGCTGATAAATTCTTAATAGAAAATCAAGTTACAATTTCAATAATGTATAAACGTTCAATGTTtggtaataaattacaaataaatcaatcTTTTCAAGTTGATGATTATAGTTATGGTGGtagtgatggtgatggtgaatACTTTCATTAtccaaaagaattattagaatttcAATATGATTCAAATATTAGAGATGGAATGGAAGATTGggattttcatttaaaatgtGCATCAGCTGGATATTGGGGTGAAACCATACCAGAAATATTAGAATGGTATAGAAGAAAAGATAAGAAAACTATGGAAAAGAATTGGAAAAATACATTAACTTCAAAGAGagaaaagtttttaaatgatttaaaattaaaatattcaaaattatataacattggtggtggtggtggtggtaatgataATCAATATAAAAGTTTCCCAAATCCAATtagaaatgaaaatgaagatagttttaaaattaattttaattttattggtggtagtagtggtggtagtggtggtagttgtaatgaaattaagaatccattaataaagaaatcatcaacaccaagaattttattaatattaccatGGTTAAATACTGGTGGTGCtgataaattcaatttaaatctttGTAAACAATTGGTTGAAAAAGGTTGGGAAATTACAATTGTAACCACAATTGAATCTGATAATAAATGGTTATCAAGGTTTCAACTTTATACACCTGACATTTTCTTATTCAATGAAAAGTTTCTACCATATTCATCTTATCcttcatttataaattatttaattgattcaagaAATATCGATgttttattcatttcaaatagtgaatttggttattatttattaccatttataaaatcaaataaatataacaaagacaatttaataatagtcGATTATAATCATATGGAAGAAGAATATTGGAGAAATGGTGGCCATCCAAGACAATCAATTGGAATGAGTCAGTTTATAGATTTACATTTAGTTTCTTCAAATCATTTAAAGAATTGGATGTTGGCCAAGAGTAATCAAAtcattgatgaaaataagaTATTGGTTACCTATATAAACGTTGATAtggatgaatttaaaaagagtGAATCAAGTAGACATGAAATTAGAAAATCATATGATATAACAGATAAAGAGATTGTTATATTGTATGCTGCAAGATTaaccaatcaaaaaaaaccattagaAGCttgtgaaattattaaagaattaaaagaatcattattaaatgattttgaaaatcaaaatcaaaatcaaaatcaaaatcaaaatcaaaatcaaaatcaaaatcaaaatcaaaatcaaaatcaaaatcaattatttaaagttttatttgttgGTGATGGTTATTTGAAAAGTAAGGTTGAATTATATGTTAAGCAGAATGGATTATCAGatgtaattaaattattaggtGATGTACCAACTCAAGATATGAAATCAATTATCTCTGCATGTGATATAGTTTTCTTGCCAAGTCAATTCGAAGGTGTTTCTATGATTTTCTATGAATCAATGTCAATTGGTTTAGTACCTGTTGGTAGTAATGTTGGTGGTCAAAGTGAATTGGTTACATCTGATTGTGGTTTCTTGGTTGATATTACTGATATTGGTGGCGGTAATGATATTGACCCTTTGGAATTCACCAATAAATTTGTACaagttttaaaacaattaattaagaATCCAAAGAAAATTGCTTCAATGGCttcaaaatgtaaaaaaaggattaaatcaaaatttcaattacatAAAATGGGTGGTGATatgatttcaaatttttgtaacactataaagaaaaaaaataatcaacaaccacaacaacaacaaaaacaactgcaacaacaacaaacactTCAATTAAATGATGGTGGTTTATTTAACCAAGAGTTTTTAATTCAAGctattgaatatttaaagcTAACAAACCaatttgaaaagaaaaaaaatgattttaatcaattatatTCATTACAGTCAGAGTTGGCCAATTTAAAAAgggaaatcaaaaaattggaactaaaacaaaaataa
- the DG1039 gene encoding MPN/PAD-1 domain-containing protein translates to MAAELPFYIASSVEELVKKHVEGVEVDKNYSIFHYLSTCNNLVKQADIYKSEGDIERTYIYSLRFCILIFEKLQKHPDFNKESFTKSRNEIKRKAELKLKELEGLKETLKKGYERIQHKKEEERKRIEREKEKERIFKQEKLKLEREQQLLREEEEQRKREDLELESEIQRLKEVEDFENRKLQAQKNIKRATSARTFELLRQEALLEERKRLQGIETEKKRILAEKQEALEKEFQQQLFEQQEKERLEKERLEKEEQLRLASLPPPPPDYSSFDSDQLLNLIENNNKKLENNNQTDDKLDNEFLLDPSFLPPPPPIITQPSPSQEKKDNNNNNNNKNTTAQLPLSITQPPHMPNNEKKLPPIYNSTSPIQFGYPSLNNSVNNPPSFSLQNNTPLIQQYKQQQQQQPIQSPTNNINRPNIPQYNNYNAKPLSSNLNPLPPQYQPQQQQQYQQQQQQQQYQQQQQYQQQQQQQQQQQQQQQHQLPKLPQYQPIENKSISANGLAQSPAVNTPSITPTTNKPNIDSSEASKKYSKLRKIIVHGEVFQEFMRLAENNTKRSIETCGILSGTLSNDVFRITTIIIPKQEGTTDTCNTIEEHEIFEYQLENDLLTLGWIHTHPTQDCFLSAVDVHTHCSYQYLLQEAIAVVISPMANPNFGIFRLTDPPGLETVQKCKLKSFHPHPPVNGIPIYTKVDHVDLIWGKKSDSKVVDLRFLKK, encoded by the exons atggcAGCAGAATTACCATTTTATATTGCTTCATCAGTTGAAGAGTTGGTGAAAAAACATGTGGAAGGTGTTGAAGTCGATAAAAACTAttcaatttttcattatttatcaaCTTGTAATAATTTAGTAAAACAAGCAGATATTTATAAGTCTGAAGGTGATATTGAAAGAACttatatttattcattaagATTTTGCAT tttaatttttgaaaagttACAAAAACATCCAGATTTCAATAAAGAATCATTTACAAAATCaagaaatgaaataaaaagaaaagcagaattgaaattaaaagaattagaaGGTTTAAAAGAAACTCTTAAAAAAGGTTATGAAAGAATACAAcataaaaaagaagaagaaagaaaa agaattgaaagagaaaaagaaaaagaaagaatttttaaacaagaaaaattaaaattagaaagaGAACAACAATTATTGAGAGAAGAGGAAGagcaaagaaaaagagaggATTTAGAATTAGAGAGTGAGATACAAAGACTTAAAGAGGTGGAAGATTTTGAGAATAGGAAACTACAAGCTCAAAAGAATATTAAAAGAGCAACTTCAGCTAGAACATTTGAACTTTTAAGACAGGAAGCATTATTAGAGGAAAGAAAAAGGTTACAGGGGATTGAAACTGAGAAAAAGAGGATTTTAGCAGAGAAACAAGAAGCATTGGAAAAGGAATTCCAACAACAACTCTTtgaacaacaagaaaaagaaagattagaaaaagaaagattagaaaaagaagaacaaTTAAGATTAGCTtctttaccaccaccaccaccagattattcttcatttgattctgatcaattattaaatttaattgaaaataataataaaaaattagaaaataataatcaaaccGATGATAAATTagataatgaatttttattagatCCTTCAtttttaccaccaccaccacctatAATTACACAACCATCACCATCTCAAGAAAagaaagataataataataataataataataaaaatactacAGCACaattaccattatcaattacACAACCACCCCATATGccaaataatgaaaagaaattacCACCAATTTATAATTCAACTTCACCAATTCAATTTGGTTATccttctttaaataatagtgtaAATAATCcaccatcattttcattacaaaataataCACCACTTATACAACAatacaaacaacaacaacaacaacaacctatTCAATCACCAAcgaataatattaatagacCTAATATACctcaatataataattataatgcaAAACCATTATCGAGCAACCTAAACCCATTACCACCACAAtatcaaccacaacaacagcaacaatatcaacaacaacaacaacaacaacaatatcaacaacaacaacaatatcaacaacaacaacaacaacaacaacaacaacaacaacaacaacaacatcaattaCCAAAATTACCACAATATcaaccaattgaaaataaatcaatatcagCAAATGGATTAGCACAATCACCAGCTGTGAATACACCATCAATAACACCAACAACTAATAAACCAAATATCGATTCATCTGAAGCATCAAAGAAATATAGTAAACTTAGAAAAATTATTGTACATGGTGAAGTTTTCCAAGAGTTTATGAGATTAGCAGAGAATAATACCAAAAGATCAATTGAAACTTGTGGTATTTTATCGGGTACTCTATCAAATGATGTTTTTAGAATCACTACAATCATTATACCAAAACAAGAGGGTACTACTGATACTTGTAATACCATTGAAGAACATGAAATCTTTGAATATCAACTAGAGAATGATTTACTAACTTTGGGTTGGATTCATACTCATCCAACTCAAGATTGTTTCTTATCAGCCGTTGATGTCCATACTCATTGTTCCTATCAATATCTTCTTCAAGAGGCTATAGCCGTTGTCATTAGTCCAATGGCAAATCCAAACTTTGGTATCTTTAGATTAACCGATCCACCCGGTTTGGAAACTGTACAAAAATGTAAACTAAAATCATTCCATCCCCATCCACCCGTTAATGGTATACCAATCTATACAAAAGTTGATCATGTCGATTTAATTTGGGGTAAAAAATCTGATAGTAAAGTTGTAGATTTAcgttttttaaagaaataa